A region of the Candidatus Rokuibacteriota bacterium genome:
GAACTGCTTGATGGTGGAGGAGAGCATCGGGCCCCGCAGGATCGCCGCCTCGTCCTCCTTGATGAAGAAGGCCAGGGAGATGAGGCGGATTCCGTGACTCACGACGGGAATGATCCGGCTCTGGAACATCCCCGGCCGCCCGCGGGCTCCCATCATGAGCGGGATGTCCGGGCCGTAGACATCCGCGTCGAGGAGGCCGACCTTGCACCCCGCCTGATGGAGGGCCAGGGTGAGGTTCACCGCGACCGTCGACTTGCCCACGCCGCCCTTGCCCGACGAGATGGCGATGGTGTTCTTGACCTGCGGCGCGTCCTCACCGGGAACCGAGGACCGGACGCGGGCGGTCAGCCGCACCTGAACGCCTTCCACTCCCGGAACCTTCATCACCTCGTCCTTCGCCTGGCGCTCGAGGAGCCCCTTGGCGGGACAGGCCGGGGTGGTCAGCTCGAGCGTGAAGCTGACGCGGGAGTCCTGGATCGCCAGGTTCCGCACGAACCCGAGACTCACCACGTCCGTGTGGAGGTCCGGATCCTTCACGTTCCGGAGGGCGTTGAGGACGGCTTCCTCTGTGACCTGACTCATGCTCGCGCTTTCACGGACCAAATGTAGGGGCCAGCGGTAGCCGTGTCAAGGCCGTCGTGGCGCTCGCCGACCGTGACCGCCGACTCTGGCCGGCTCTCGGAGTTCGATGCCTGGTGTGGTCTGGTATGATAGAGGGGCCCGAAGGGCGTTTCAGCTTGCAGGAGGCGGCCGGATGAGGAGTCTGATCCAGCTGAAGGGCGGCAGGGTCGCTGAGCTCAAGAGCGAGGTCGTTCGCGAGCAGCCGCTGGTGGTCTACGTGAACGGCCAAAAGTTCGTCACGCTCCTCTGCTCCCCGCTCAAGCTCGACTGCCTGGTGGTCGGGTACCTCTGGCTCGAGAAGGTGATCGCGTCGCTCGGCGACATCGCGCATCTGGACGTCTCGGAAGTGGACGGCCGGGCCGACGTGACGCTCACCCGAGAGGTGGAGCTCCCGACGGAGCGCATCCTGACCTCGGGCTGCGGCGGCGGGATCACCTTCAGGATCGACCCCAGGCTGTTTCCGCGGATTCGCTCTTCCCTCCGCGTGCGCCCGGAGCAGCTCTTCCAGCGCATGAAGGACCTCTACGCCGCGGCCGAGAACTACCGCACCTCGCGCGGCATCCACGGCGCGGCCCTGAGCGATGGCGACCGGCTCCTCGTCGTGGCCGAGGACGTGGGCCGGCACAACGCGGTTGACAAAGTGAAGGGGGAGGCGCTCCTGAACGGCATCCCCACCGACGACAGGATCCTCCTCTCCACCGGCCGCATCTCGTCGGAGATGCTCCTGAAGGCGGCCCGGATGGGGGTACCGCTAGTCGCCTCGCGGACCTCGCCCACGGAGATGGCGGTGAGCCTGGCCGAGCAGCTCGGCCTCACGATCGTCGGTTACGTTCGCCGCGACAGCCTGAACCTCTACGCCGGGGACTCCCTCGTTCTGGACGGGGCTCCCGGCTGAGCGTCTCCGACTGAGGATTCCCCGTTGAATGCTCTCCTGCTCAACCTGGCCCTCGGCGCCTATCTCGTCGCCACCGGTCTGGCGCTCGCGTACCTGGTTCACCGGCGGGAGGGCCTCTATCGGCTCGGCTCCCTCGCGACGCTGGCAGGCTGGGTGCTTCACACGCTTGCCCTCGTGGTTCGCGGGGTCGAGCTCGCCCGCGCTCCCCTCGCCACGCTCCCCGAGGCCGTGTCGCTCCTCGTCTGGGCCTCTGTCCTGCTCACCCTCTGGGCGGAGCGCCAGTACGGTGTCAACGTCCTGAGCGCCTTCGTGCTCCCCGTGGTCCTCTCCTTCAGCCTCTCGACGATCGCGCTGCCAGGTGGTCTCGGTGATCTGGCCCCGGCGCTCAGGAGCGCCTGGATCGCGGTGCACGCCGTGCTGGCGCTCCTGGGGATCTCGGCCTTTGTCCTGAACTTCGCCGGCGGCATCATGTATCTGCTTCAGGAGCGTCAGCTCAAGTCCAAGCGACCTGGCGCCTTTTACTACCGGCTCCCCTCGCTCGAGACGCTGGACCGGATCACCTTCCGCGCCCTGACTCTCGGGTTTCCGTTCCTCACCGCGGGGCTGATCCTGGGCGCCGTCTGGGCCGGGGCCGCCTGGGGAAGCGTTTTCACCTTCGACCCGCTCGCCCTGTTCTCCTTTGTCGCGTGGCTGATCTACGCCGCCACGCTGTCGGGTCGAGTCGTGGCCGGCTGGCGGGGTCGGCGCGCCGCCTACTTCGCCGTCGTCGGCTTTGCCGCGCTCCTCTTGACCTTGGGGGCGGGGTTTTTCCTCCCGGGCAGGCACGGGGGATCCTGATGGCGACCCTCTTCGTCTCGGGCCTCAACCACCGGACCGCCCCCATCGAGCTCCGCGAGCAGCTCGCGCTCGAGGAGGACAAACTGCGGGAAGTCCTCGCGTCGGCCCACGCGACGGGGTGCCTGGCCGAGGCCATGATCCTTTCCACGTGCAACCGCGTGGAGGTGTACGGCCTGGCCGACGTTCCCTCGGAGGCACGAAGGATAGCCTTCGGCTTACTCTGCCAGCAACGCGGTGTCGAGCCGACCTCCCTCGATCCGCTCGTGTACACGAAGACCGACGCCGAGGCCATCCATCACTGTTTCAGGGTGGCGTCGAGCCTCGACTCGATGGTCCTCGGTGAGCCCCAGATCCTGGGCCAGGTCAAGGAGGCCTTCAACCTGGCCCAGCACTGCGGGACCATGGGCCCGGTTCTGCACGGCCTGCTGACCCAGGCGTTCGCTGTCGCGAAGCGGGTGAGGACCGACACGGACGTGGCCCGCCACGCCGTGTCCGTGTCCTTCGCAGCCATCGAGCTGGCGAAGAAGATCTTCGGGGGACTCCAGGGGAAGTCCGTGCTCCTGATCGGCGCGGGGAAGATGGGCGAGCTGGCCGCCAGGCATCTCGTGGACCAGGGCGTGTTCCCCCTCTACGTCGCCAACCGGACGTGGAGCCGGGCCCTCGAGCTTTGCCGGGCGTTGCCCGGCACCCCGGTCCCCTTCGAGGAGTGCCGGGAGGTGCTGGGCCGCGTGGACATCGTGATCAGTTCCACCGGCGCGGCCGAGCCGATCGTCCGGAAGGAAGATGTCCTGCACGCCCTCCACGCCCGCCGCTCCCGGCCGCTCTTCTTCATCGACATCGGGGTCCCCCGCGACGTGGAGCCGGGGGTCAACGACCTGGACAACGTCTTCTGCTACGACATCGACGACCTCCGCCAGGTGGTGGAAGCCAACCTGCGCGAGCGGCTCCGCGAGGCCCAGAAGGCCGAGGCGTTGGTGGAGCGAGAGGTCGACAAGTTCCTCTCGCGCCTCAAGGCCCTGGAGGTCGTGCCCACCATCGTCTCGCTCCGTGAAAAGATCGAGGCGATCCGCCAGGGCGAGGTGGCAAAAGCCCTAGCCCGGCTTCACGACCCCTCGCCCGAGACGCGCGCGGCCATCGAGGCCCTGTCGAGCGCCATCGTGAACAAGATCCTGCACGGTCCGACGGTCAAGCTCCGCGAGACGTCGCAGAGCGGCCGTGGCCGGCGGTGGGCCGTGCTGGTCTCCGAGCTGTTCGGCCTTCGCGGGCGAGGCGAGGACGCCTGATGGGGCTCGCGACGCCCATCCGCGTCGGCTCCCGGGGAAGCCCGCTGGCGCTCAGGCAGGCCGAGCTGGTCGCGGGACGCCTCCGGAGCCTGGCGACGCCGGCGCGGGTCGAGATCGTTCCCATCAGGACCTCGGGCGACAGCACCCAGGTCTTCGGCCCGGGTACCCGCCAGGTCGCGCTCGCAGACTTCGGCGGCAAGGGACTCTTCGTTCGGGAGCTCGAGGAGGCCCTCCTGGACGGGCGCGTGGATCTGGCGGTCCACAGCCTGAAGGACCTCCCCGCCACGCTTCCCTCCGGGCTCTGCCTGGCTGCCTTTCCGCCCCGGGAGGATCCCCGCGACGTCCTGGTGAGCCGGAGCGGCGGCGGGATCTCGGAGCTGCCTCGCGGCGCGGTCGTGGGAACGTCGAGCCTCAGGCGCCGCGTCCTGCTGCTGGCGCAGCGACCGGACCTCAGGGTGGAGCCGATTCGCGGTAACGTGGATACCCGTCTCAGGAAGCTGGAGGAGGGGCCCTATGCGGCGATCGTCCTCGCCGCGGCGGGGCTCAGGCGCCTCGGCCTCGACCCGCCGAACGCGCACGTGCTCCCCCCGGAAGTGTTCGTGCCCGCAGCGGGGCAGGGGATTCTGGTGGTCGAGGCCAGATCGGGCGACGGACGCCTGCTTGAACTCCTCAGCGGTCTGGATCACACTGAGACGCGGTGGCAGGCCCAGGCCGAGCGGTCATTCCTCCAGCACCTCGGGGTCGGCTGCCACACTCCGGTGGCGGCGCATGCCCGGTTCCTGGGAGACGAGCTGAGCCTGGTCGGCCTCGTGGCCAGTGTCGACGGGGACCGCGTGATTCGGGCCGAGCTCGGAGGTGCGCCGGAAACGGCCGAGGTTCTCGGTCAGAAGCTCGCCGAGGAGCTGAAGGCCCGGGGAGCGACCGGGCTCCTCGCGGGTACGGATCGGTCGGAGCGATGAGGGCCCAAGGCAGGGTTGCGGCCAAACCCCTCGCGGGCAAGCGGATCGTCGTGACCCGTGCGCGCCAGCAGGCTGCCCGGTTCACGCGGCTCCTGGAAGAGGCCGGCGCCGAAGTGCTCGAGGTCCCGACGATCAGCATCGAGCCTCCCGACTCCTGGGAACCGCTGGACATGGCGATCGAAGAGCTTGAGAGCTTCCGCTGGCTGATCTTCACCAGCGTGAACGGCGTGGAGATGTTCAGGATCCGCCTGGAGGGCAGTCGGCGCGACGTCGGAGCGCTCGTCGGGCTCAGGATCGCGGTCATCGGCCCGGCCACCGCG
Encoded here:
- a CDS encoding P-loop NTPase, with the translated sequence MSQVTEEAVLNALRNVKDPDLHTDVVSLGFVRNLAIQDSRVSFTLELTTPACPAKGLLERQAKDEVMKVPGVEGVQVRLTARVRSSVPGEDAPQVKNTIAISSGKGGVGKSTVAVNLTLALHQAGCKVGLLDADVYGPDIPLMMGARGRPGMFQSRIIPVVSHGIRLISLAFFIKEDEAAILRGPMLSSTIKQF
- the fdhD gene encoding formate dehydrogenase accessory sulfurtransferase FdhD translates to MRSLIQLKGGRVAELKSEVVREQPLVVYVNGQKFVTLLCSPLKLDCLVVGYLWLEKVIASLGDIAHLDVSEVDGRADVTLTREVELPTERILTSGCGGGITFRIDPRLFPRIRSSLRVRPEQLFQRMKDLYAAAENYRTSRGIHGAALSDGDRLLVVAEDVGRHNAVDKVKGEALLNGIPTDDRILLSTGRISSEMLLKAARMGVPLVASRTSPTEMAVSLAEQLGLTIVGYVRRDSLNLYAGDSLVLDGAPG
- the ccsA gene encoding cytochrome c biogenesis protein CcsA, producing MNALLLNLALGAYLVATGLALAYLVHRREGLYRLGSLATLAGWVLHTLALVVRGVELARAPLATLPEAVSLLVWASVLLTLWAERQYGVNVLSAFVLPVVLSFSLSTIALPGGLGDLAPALRSAWIAVHAVLALLGISAFVLNFAGGIMYLLQERQLKSKRPGAFYYRLPSLETLDRITFRALTLGFPFLTAGLILGAVWAGAAWGSVFTFDPLALFSFVAWLIYAATLSGRVVAGWRGRRAAYFAVVGFAALLLTLGAGFFLPGRHGGS
- a CDS encoding glutamyl-tRNA reductase gives rise to the protein MATLFVSGLNHRTAPIELREQLALEEDKLREVLASAHATGCLAEAMILSTCNRVEVYGLADVPSEARRIAFGLLCQQRGVEPTSLDPLVYTKTDAEAIHHCFRVASSLDSMVLGEPQILGQVKEAFNLAQHCGTMGPVLHGLLTQAFAVAKRVRTDTDVARHAVSVSFAAIELAKKIFGGLQGKSVLLIGAGKMGELAARHLVDQGVFPLYVANRTWSRALELCRALPGTPVPFEECREVLGRVDIVISSTGAAEPIVRKEDVLHALHARRSRPLFFIDIGVPRDVEPGVNDLDNVFCYDIDDLRQVVEANLRERLREAQKAEALVEREVDKFLSRLKALEVVPTIVSLREKIEAIRQGEVAKALARLHDPSPETRAAIEALSSAIVNKILHGPTVKLRETSQSGRGRRWAVLVSELFGLRGRGEDA
- the hemC gene encoding hydroxymethylbilane synthase codes for the protein MGLATPIRVGSRGSPLALRQAELVAGRLRSLATPARVEIVPIRTSGDSTQVFGPGTRQVALADFGGKGLFVRELEEALLDGRVDLAVHSLKDLPATLPSGLCLAAFPPREDPRDVLVSRSGGGISELPRGAVVGTSSLRRRVLLLAQRPDLRVEPIRGNVDTRLRKLEEGPYAAIVLAAAGLRRLGLDPPNAHVLPPEVFVPAAGQGILVVEARSGDGRLLELLSGLDHTETRWQAQAERSFLQHLGVGCHTPVAAHARFLGDELSLVGLVASVDGDRVIRAELGGAPETAEVLGQKLAEELKARGATGLLAGTDRSER